A portion of the Stigmatella aurantiaca DW4/3-1 genome contains these proteins:
- a CDS encoding acyl carrier protein, whose translation MAKEQGEAGAATSTAGAPDTEAVRQWLVAYIADLLEFERSEVNTRMAFGRYGLDSTAAVALTGDLGNWLGCDIDPRALYEHKTIDALADFVTANHAKLRKPGT comes from the coding sequence ATGGCGAAAGAGCAGGGTGAAGCAGGTGCGGCAACGTCCACGGCGGGAGCGCCTGATACCGAAGCCGTGAGACAGTGGCTGGTGGCATACATCGCCGACTTGCTGGAGTTCGAGCGCTCCGAGGTCAACACCCGCATGGCGTTCGGACGCTACGGGCTCGACTCGACTGCGGCCGTCGCGCTGACGGGGGATCTCGGCAACTGGTTGGGGTGTGACATCGATCCCCGCGCCCTGTACGAGCACAAGACGATTGATGCCTTGGCGGACTTCGTCACCGCGAATCACGCGAAGCTGCGCAAGCCTGGGACGTAA
- a CDS encoding TetR/AcrR family transcriptional regulator, producing the protein MLDSAREQIATHGVAAASVRGISEAAGFSQGAFYSNFASKEAMLLEVMAEHMRAEAARFAAAVEKVLSEAGTEGKGPSAVASLRDYLLTLNTDGNWPMLTIELQLYANRSESFAAQFNTSKTVFQSEVAKTLTRLFSSLRIRPALDPLKLAVGFIALSNGYAVQGDKASPEGVGEIMFTFLDALVRSAEPTGP; encoded by the coding sequence TTGCTTGACTCCGCCCGGGAGCAGATCGCCACGCATGGCGTCGCGGCGGCATCGGTCCGTGGCATCTCGGAAGCCGCCGGTTTCTCCCAAGGAGCTTTCTATTCAAACTTCGCGAGCAAGGAGGCGATGCTGCTCGAGGTCATGGCCGAGCACATGCGTGCCGAGGCCGCGAGATTCGCGGCGGCGGTGGAGAAAGTGCTTTCGGAAGCAGGAACCGAAGGGAAGGGGCCATCGGCCGTAGCGTCATTGAGGGACTACCTGCTCACCCTCAACACCGACGGAAACTGGCCGATGCTGACCATCGAGCTGCAACTCTACGCCAACCGCAGCGAATCCTTCGCGGCGCAGTTCAACACCTCGAAGACGGTCTTCCAGTCGGAGGTCGCCAAGACGCTGACGCGCCTGTTCTCCAGCTTGAGAATCCGTCCTGCGCTCGACCCGCTGAAGCTGGCCGTAGGCTTCATCGCACTGTCCAACGGCTATGCGGTCCAGGGCGACAAGGCCTCTCCCGAAGGCGTAGGGGAGATCATGTTCACGTTCCTCGACGCGCTCGTCCGCAGCGCGGAACCAACAGGGCCGTAA
- the tnpA gene encoding IS66 family insertion sequence element accessory protein TnpA yields the protein MTKPADKPQWVRIAEQFEHSGLTQKQFAQQHGLPLSTVQSWIYRRRRQVATPSAPAVRLLPVEVAEPTVSSGGKVEVLTCRGARVSFALGTEYPLHETRLAGLSGCAQGGVHGKRRAVEEAD from the coding sequence ATGACCAAGCCAGCCGATAAGCCGCAGTGGGTCCGCATTGCCGAGCAGTTCGAGCACAGCGGATTGACGCAGAAGCAGTTCGCCCAGCAGCACGGGCTGCCGCTGAGTACCGTGCAGTCGTGGATCTACCGGAGGAGGCGCCAGGTGGCCACGCCCAGTGCCCCAGCCGTGCGACTGCTGCCGGTGGAAGTGGCCGAGCCGACGGTGAGTAGCGGGGGGAAGGTGGAGGTGCTCACGTGCAGAGGCGCGCGGGTGAGCTTCGCGTTGGGTACGGAGTATCCGCTGCACGAGACCCGTCTGGCGGGGTTGAGCGGGTGCGCGCAGGGTGGCGTGCATGGCAAACGCAGAGCTGTGGAAGAAGCGGATTGA
- the tnpA gene encoding IS66 family insertion sequence element accessory protein TnpA, which produces MANAELWKKRIEDWRASGLSAAEYCKGQEFTTGPLYRWSSRLAEAARGEAGPGVPLVRLVRGMGPRVSAPVKTERGAAEVIIEVEGARILVRPGTDVATVRVALEALGPAVRGPGR; this is translated from the coding sequence ATGGCAAACGCAGAGCTGTGGAAGAAGCGGATTGAGGACTGGCGCGCCAGCGGGTTGAGCGCAGCAGAGTATTGCAAGGGCCAGGAATTCACGACGGGCCCGTTGTACCGGTGGTCCAGCCGACTGGCGGAGGCCGCGCGAGGAGAGGCAGGCCCTGGCGTGCCGCTGGTGCGACTGGTCCGCGGCATGGGGCCCCGTGTCTCGGCGCCTGTGAAGACCGAGCGAGGGGCTGCTGAGGTCATCATCGAAGTGGAAGGGGCGCGCATCCTGGTGCGGCCCGGGACGGATGTGGCGACGGTGCGGGTGGCGCTGGAGGCACTGGGGCCTGCGGTACGGGGGCCGGGGCGATGA
- a CDS encoding phytanoyl-CoA dioxygenase family protein: protein MAAVTTLDRELVETYQRDGAVCVRGLFNPELVRLARQAIDAVLANPSELAIVASRPDDPGRFIEDFCNWQRIPLLEELVRKSPAAAAAGELMKASVVRFFHDHILVKEPGTRQHTPWHQDQPYYNVDGVQGCSMWLPVDPVSRSSTLELVAGSHRGPWFLPRTFLDNQAKWFPEGKLAELPDIHNARDRFPIVGWELEPGDAVFFHFLTLHASAGVEGPSRRRVLSLRFLGDDIVHAPRPWRTSPPFPGLESELPAGSAMNHPLFPVLWRA from the coding sequence ATGGCCGCCGTGACGACCCTGGACCGAGAACTCGTGGAGACGTACCAACGCGATGGCGCAGTGTGCGTACGAGGCCTGTTCAATCCAGAGCTGGTCCGCCTTGCCCGGCAAGCAATCGATGCGGTGCTGGCAAACCCAAGTGAACTCGCCATCGTGGCCAGCCGTCCCGATGATCCAGGCCGCTTCATTGAAGACTTCTGCAACTGGCAGCGCATCCCCTTGCTGGAAGAGCTTGTTCGCAAGTCGCCAGCGGCGGCGGCCGCAGGCGAGCTGATGAAAGCGTCCGTGGTGCGCTTCTTCCACGACCACATCCTGGTCAAGGAGCCGGGGACCCGGCAGCATACCCCTTGGCATCAGGATCAGCCGTATTACAACGTCGACGGTGTCCAAGGCTGCAGCATGTGGCTGCCAGTCGATCCGGTGTCCCGCTCATCCACACTGGAACTCGTGGCCGGGTCCCACCGCGGGCCATGGTTCCTCCCCCGGACGTTCCTCGACAACCAAGCCAAGTGGTTCCCCGAGGGCAAACTGGCCGAGCTGCCTGACATCCACAACGCTCGCGACCGCTTCCCGATTGTCGGCTGGGAACTCGAGCCGGGCGATGCGGTTTTCTTCCACTTCCTCACGCTCCATGCCTCCGCGGGAGTGGAAGGCCCGAGCCGCCGCAGGGTCCTTTCTCTGCGCTTCCTCGGCGATGACATCGTCCACGCCCCTCGCCCGTGGCGCACCTCCCCGCCATTCCCCGGCCTTGAATCGGAACTGCCCGCAGGATCCGCGATGAACCATCCGCTCTTCCCGGTGCTCTGGCGAGCCTGA
- a CDS encoding M14 family zinc carboxypeptidase, translating into MTIRSTALALLLTATSASSAAAAPLPVFVTAHYEQEAQVRAVASRFQHLMVDRAKKTVRTEATAEDLDVLRSAGLRVEIDEEATTRLQRIQTALLRPGGLKSIPGYACYRTVEETYGAMDALTLQAPGLASIVEIGPSWERSQNPQAGYSMRALRLTNSATNASVPNKADMVVVSAIHAREYTTAELMTRFAEWLVTQHGRDAEATWLLDNFRFHFVLHANPDGRKRAETGVLWRKNTNNTRGSCGGSSVGIDLNRNFPFHWNTAAGGSSGYPCDETYRGPTPGSEPETKNIVQYAAGMPGMGGVYSGGVFPDRRADTASAPAPDDYRGLFFDIHSYSQLVLWSWGDTATPAPNSTALQTLGRRLASFNGYTPQQSVGLYPTDGTTDDTFYGLLGVPSYTIELGVDFFEDCDSFESSTFPDNFAALRYAARNLHAPYLLPTGPDTTSVSTGLATVAPGTPLPVSAIVDDRGFNQSNGNEPVHAIASARAYLDLPPWAPGAAPIALSAADGAFNAPVETVTGHVPTTGLSLGVHTLYVQGTDASGKPGTPQAVLFEVGSSNNVAPIALFGFNAEGLTVTFSDASSDADGTIVSRAWTFGDGGTATTASPVHTYTASGNYKVTLTVTDDDGASRSITQQLSVTHLSGVLKNAVPVPNLSAPQGQPLYYRLDVPPGATGLSVRIANGTGDADLYVRYGAVPSSSAYDCRPYKSGNTETCSDLQTQAGSWFVMLHPYSSFSGVTLTASYTPAVAPKPAGLASVVEYGGRLVEVRLNWSGGSTQVDILRDGLPLQRVSNTGKWKELRPKLSTPPVLTAYKVCNVEPQDCSDEIAVMMW; encoded by the coding sequence ATGACCATCCGCTCTACGGCGCTGGCGCTGTTGCTGACGGCCACCAGTGCCTCCTCGGCAGCCGCAGCACCCCTCCCCGTCTTTGTCACCGCGCATTACGAACAAGAAGCACAGGTGCGCGCTGTGGCTTCGCGCTTCCAGCACCTGATGGTCGACCGTGCCAAAAAGACCGTGCGAACCGAGGCCACGGCGGAGGACCTCGATGTCCTCCGCAGCGCCGGTCTCCGGGTGGAAATCGACGAGGAGGCCACCACGCGCCTGCAACGCATTCAGACCGCCCTTCTGCGTCCAGGCGGGCTCAAGAGCATTCCGGGTTATGCCTGCTACCGTACGGTGGAGGAAACCTACGGCGCCATGGACGCACTGACCCTCCAAGCGCCGGGCCTGGCATCGATCGTCGAAATCGGCCCGAGCTGGGAGAGAAGCCAGAACCCGCAGGCGGGCTATTCCATGCGGGCGCTGCGGCTGACCAACTCCGCCACCAATGCCTCCGTCCCCAACAAGGCGGACATGGTGGTGGTCAGCGCCATTCACGCACGCGAGTACACGACCGCCGAGCTGATGACCCGCTTTGCCGAGTGGCTGGTCACCCAACACGGCCGCGACGCCGAGGCCACCTGGCTGCTCGACAACTTCCGCTTCCACTTCGTGCTGCACGCCAACCCCGATGGCCGCAAGCGCGCGGAGACAGGCGTGCTGTGGCGCAAGAACACCAACAACACCCGCGGTTCTTGTGGAGGCAGCAGCGTCGGCATCGATCTCAACCGCAACTTCCCCTTCCATTGGAATACCGCCGCGGGAGGTTCCAGTGGCTACCCCTGTGACGAGACCTACCGCGGGCCTACCCCCGGCTCCGAGCCGGAAACGAAGAACATCGTCCAGTACGCCGCAGGCATGCCCGGCATGGGAGGTGTCTACAGCGGCGGCGTGTTCCCGGACCGCCGCGCGGACACGGCCAGCGCTCCAGCACCCGACGACTACCGAGGTCTGTTCTTCGACATCCACAGCTACTCACAGCTGGTCCTGTGGTCTTGGGGCGACACGGCAACCCCCGCGCCCAACTCCACCGCGCTGCAGACACTTGGCCGCCGGCTCGCCTCCTTCAACGGCTACACGCCACAACAGTCCGTTGGGCTGTATCCCACCGATGGCACCACCGACGACACCTTCTATGGTCTGCTGGGCGTGCCGTCATACACGATTGAACTTGGGGTCGATTTCTTCGAGGACTGTGACAGCTTCGAGAGCAGCACGTTCCCGGACAACTTCGCGGCGCTGCGCTATGCCGCACGCAACCTGCACGCACCGTACCTGCTGCCGACCGGTCCCGATACCACTTCGGTGAGCACAGGACTTGCGACCGTCGCCCCCGGGACGCCACTCCCTGTGAGCGCGATCGTCGACGATCGCGGTTTCAACCAGAGCAACGGCAATGAGCCCGTGCACGCCATTGCCTCGGCCCGCGCCTACCTGGATCTGCCCCCCTGGGCACCAGGGGCGGCCCCCATCGCCCTCTCCGCGGCCGATGGTGCATTCAATGCGCCGGTCGAGACCGTGACCGGCCATGTTCCCACAACGGGCCTGAGCCTGGGAGTGCACACCCTCTACGTGCAGGGAACCGATGCCAGCGGCAAGCCGGGAACGCCGCAGGCGGTGCTCTTCGAAGTGGGGAGCAGCAACAACGTCGCCCCCATCGCCCTCTTCGGCTTCAACGCCGAAGGACTCACGGTCACCTTCAGCGATGCCTCCAGCGATGCCGACGGCACGATCGTTTCGCGTGCGTGGACCTTCGGCGACGGGGGCACTGCCACCACGGCGTCTCCAGTGCACACGTACACCGCCTCGGGCAACTACAAGGTCACGCTGACCGTGACCGACGATGACGGCGCCAGCCGCAGCATCACCCAGCAACTCTCCGTCACCCATTTGAGCGGGGTCCTCAAGAACGCCGTCCCGGTGCCCAATCTGTCGGCCCCTCAGGGACAGCCGCTGTACTACCGGCTCGACGTGCCACCTGGAGCCACCGGCCTCAGTGTGCGCATCGCCAATGGCACGGGGGACGCGGATCTCTACGTGCGCTACGGTGCCGTGCCCTCCTCCTCGGCCTACGACTGCCGCCCGTATAAGAGCGGCAACACCGAGACCTGCAGCGACTTGCAGACGCAGGCGGGCAGCTGGTTCGTGATGCTCCACCCCTATTCCTCGTTCTCGGGCGTCACCCTCACCGCCAGCTACACTCCGGCCGTCGCGCCCAAGCCCGCGGGGCTGGCCTCCGTGGTGGAGTACGGGGGCCGACTGGTGGAGGTCCGGCTGAACTGGTCGGGCGGCTCCACCCAGGTTGACATCCTCCGCGATGGCCTCCCCCTCCAGCGCGTCTCCAACACGGGCAAATGGAAGGAGCTGAGACCCAAGCTCAGCACCCCACCCGTCTTGACTGCCTACAAGGTCTGCAATGTGGAGCCGCAGGACTGCTCGGACGAGATCGCCGTGATGATGTGGTGA
- the tnpC gene encoding IS66 family transposase, which produces MGVDSADVGGYKATVSQHESPSAPQARIAELEALLSAERQRSAQLEKEREVLKASHERLRLELELLKQRLFVAKAERVDSRQLELEFAQKLRALDEVAGTLGMASGETSGGAGAKQKRKPSGRRDLKSLPLEEKRVEIADPVFDALVAQGKAERIGFEESCKLAWQRGGMRRLVIARVKYRTVDEGGEAFLASALTPKELFFRCLAAPSLLAHLVIGKYCEGLPLFRLEQRLARDGVPVDRGTMARWMEEVGATVGTTVVAAMRDEALATAFCIATDATGVAVQPEPTQGQRQACRRGHYFVQVVDKGAVFFEYTPRETSAAVLELFKGFSGYVQADAKSVYDALFRPTEEPPQEGEAEVRHEVACWVHCRRGFWEATAAKSLVAREGLARIGRIFELEAVWRDKPPEEIHRLRLAHLRPHVESFFRWAEVEHTQVRQERGLLRKALGYAVRHHEALRRFLEDGRLLLENNRSERELRRLAVGRKAWLFVGSDDHAQSAGHLFTLIATARLHRLDPEAYLRDLLRVLAHWPRERYLELAPKSWAATRARLVATELDAEVGELTVPKPLAAPAEEQSPPR; this is translated from the coding sequence GTGGGAGTCGACAGCGCCGACGTGGGGGGTTACAAGGCCACAGTGTCCCAGCACGAGTCCCCTTCGGCCCCCCAGGCCCGTATTGCCGAGCTTGAAGCGCTGCTGAGCGCCGAGAGGCAGCGCAGCGCGCAGTTGGAGAAGGAGCGGGAGGTGCTGAAGGCCTCGCACGAGCGGCTGCGGCTGGAATTGGAGCTGCTCAAGCAGCGTCTCTTCGTGGCCAAGGCCGAGCGAGTGGACAGTCGGCAATTGGAGCTGGAGTTCGCCCAGAAGCTGCGCGCCCTGGACGAGGTGGCCGGCACGCTGGGCATGGCCTCGGGCGAGACGTCAGGCGGCGCGGGGGCGAAGCAGAAGCGCAAGCCTTCGGGCCGCCGGGACTTGAAGAGTCTGCCGTTGGAGGAGAAGCGGGTGGAGATTGCCGACCCCGTCTTCGACGCACTGGTGGCCCAGGGCAAGGCCGAGCGAATTGGCTTCGAGGAGAGCTGCAAGCTGGCCTGGCAGCGCGGCGGCATGCGAAGGCTCGTCATCGCCCGGGTGAAGTACCGCACCGTGGATGAGGGCGGCGAGGCCTTCCTGGCGTCGGCGCTGACGCCCAAAGAGCTCTTCTTCCGCTGCCTAGCCGCGCCGTCGCTGCTGGCCCACCTGGTGATTGGCAAGTACTGCGAAGGGCTGCCGCTGTTCCGCCTGGAGCAGCGCCTGGCGCGCGACGGGGTGCCGGTGGACCGGGGGACGATGGCCCGGTGGATGGAGGAGGTGGGCGCGACGGTGGGCACCACGGTGGTGGCCGCGATGCGAGACGAGGCGCTGGCCACCGCCTTCTGCATCGCCACGGACGCCACAGGCGTAGCGGTGCAGCCGGAGCCCACGCAGGGCCAGCGCCAGGCGTGTCGGCGGGGCCACTACTTCGTGCAGGTGGTGGACAAGGGCGCCGTCTTCTTCGAGTACACACCGCGCGAGACGAGCGCCGCAGTGTTGGAGCTCTTCAAGGGCTTCAGCGGGTACGTGCAGGCCGACGCGAAGAGCGTCTACGACGCCCTCTTCCGTCCTACCGAGGAGCCGCCGCAGGAGGGCGAGGCCGAGGTGCGGCACGAGGTAGCGTGCTGGGTGCACTGCCGCAGAGGTTTCTGGGAAGCGACGGCTGCCAAAAGCCTCGTAGCTCGGGAGGGGCTGGCTCGAATCGGCCGCATCTTCGAATTGGAAGCGGTGTGGAGGGACAAGCCCCCGGAGGAGATTCACCGACTGCGACTGGCGCACCTGCGGCCGCACGTGGAGTCCTTCTTCCGCTGGGCCGAGGTGGAGCACACGCAGGTGCGGCAGGAGCGCGGCCTGTTGCGCAAGGCGCTCGGCTACGCCGTGCGGCACCACGAGGCCCTGCGACGCTTCCTCGAGGACGGTCGGCTGCTGCTGGAGAACAACCGCTCCGAGAGAGAATTGCGGAGGCTCGCCGTCGGCAGAAAGGCGTGGCTCTTCGTCGGCAGTGATGACCACGCGCAGAGCGCCGGCCACCTCTTCACCCTCATCGCCACCGCGCGGCTGCACCGCCTTGACCCCGAGGCGTACCTGAGGGACCTCTTGAGAGTGCTGGCTCACTGGCCTCGGGAGCGCTACCTGGAGCTGGCCCCCAAGTCCTGGGCCGCTACGCGAGCCCGCCTGGTGGCCACCGAGCTCGACGCCGAAGTGGGCGAACTCACCGTCCCGAAGCCGCTCGCGGCCCCGGCCGAAGAGCAGTCGCCGCCGCGCTGA
- the tnpB gene encoding IS66 family insertion sequence element accessory protein TnpB (TnpB, as the term is used for proteins encoded by IS66 family insertion elements, is considered an accessory protein, since TnpC, encoded by a neighboring gene, is a DDE family transposase.), protein MIPHGVEIFVGLEPIDLRCGFERLAGVVEERLGRQTRSGALFVFFGKRRTALKVLFYDGTGLCLFYKRLDAGGFQVPRGLEEGATHLAVEEHVLEELLDGLRVEAPTRGPRPH, encoded by the coding sequence ATGATTCCGCACGGCGTCGAAATCTTCGTCGGGCTGGAGCCGATTGACTTGCGCTGTGGCTTCGAGCGGCTGGCGGGGGTGGTGGAAGAGCGCCTGGGCCGCCAGACGCGCAGCGGCGCGCTGTTCGTCTTCTTTGGCAAGCGTCGCACCGCGCTCAAGGTGCTCTTCTACGACGGCACGGGGCTGTGCCTTTTCTACAAGCGGTTGGACGCGGGCGGCTTCCAGGTGCCACGGGGTTTGGAGGAAGGCGCCACCCACCTGGCGGTGGAGGAGCACGTGCTGGAGGAGTTGCTGGACGGACTGCGAGTCGAGGCGCCGACTCGCGGCCCTCGCCCGCATTGA
- a CDS encoding fatty acyl-AMP ligase, producing the protein MSDTAAERQGTQRALPGKSRTILDVLGYRAAAHGNRTAFIFLEEGEVEEGKLSFQELHANHLVVAHALRKEGLAGKRVLLFYLPGLDFVIAFFGCLAAGVVPIAVPPPLPTERTSRIQAIVDDAHAAAVLTAGDLVPVLQSWLAQSERLGGLPLIATDAVDALESPAGAHRPAPDDLAFLQYTSGSTTLPRGVMVGHDNLLANLECIQRPLLIGADSVSVTWLPCFHDMGLINGVLEPVYAGCLSVMMSPLAFIRRPRRWLEAISRYQATHSGGPNFAYDLCVRKIPPRDRQGLELGSWRQAYLSAEPIRRDTLERFHDAFTASGFRRTAFYPCYGLAEATLAVTGGSLDAAPLCCSVDNVALEQGRVIETSEGASGSTAIVGCGVAGLDTEVVIVDPETRQLAAAGQIGEAWVRGPGVARGYLGRPEETQESFQAHLDTGAGPFLRTGDLAFKKGEELFIVGRLKDVIIIRGRNYHPHDIEWSVGQSHPALRAGCAAAFVVDGDGSEKLIVVQELQRELSGAAPLEEVIGNVRQAVSEQHGLRLHRAVLVKTGGIPRTSSGKIQRRLCRSLFEAGSLDEVAQG; encoded by the coding sequence ATGAGCGATACGGCGGCGGAGCGGCAAGGCACACAGCGAGCGCTCCCAGGGAAGAGCAGAACAATTCTCGACGTTCTCGGCTACCGGGCAGCAGCCCACGGCAACCGGACCGCCTTCATCTTCCTCGAAGAAGGTGAGGTAGAGGAAGGAAAGCTGAGCTTCCAGGAACTGCACGCAAATCATCTCGTCGTAGCCCATGCACTCCGCAAGGAAGGACTTGCAGGCAAGCGTGTCCTGCTCTTCTACCTGCCAGGCCTCGACTTCGTGATCGCCTTCTTCGGTTGCCTCGCTGCGGGCGTGGTTCCCATCGCGGTCCCCCCACCCCTGCCCACCGAGCGAACATCGCGGATTCAAGCGATCGTCGACGATGCCCACGCCGCCGCGGTGTTGACCGCAGGCGACCTGGTGCCTGTGCTCCAGTCCTGGCTCGCACAAAGCGAGCGGTTGGGTGGGCTGCCGCTCATCGCCACCGATGCTGTCGATGCCTTGGAGAGTCCCGCCGGAGCTCACCGCCCAGCGCCAGATGATCTCGCCTTTCTCCAGTACACGTCAGGCTCGACGACGCTCCCTCGGGGCGTCATGGTCGGTCATGACAATCTGCTTGCCAACCTGGAGTGTATCCAGCGCCCGCTCCTCATCGGAGCGGACAGCGTGTCGGTGACATGGCTCCCCTGCTTCCATGACATGGGCCTCATCAATGGCGTGCTCGAGCCTGTGTATGCGGGCTGCCTTAGCGTGATGATGTCCCCCTTGGCCTTCATTCGTCGGCCGCGCCGCTGGCTTGAGGCTATCTCCCGTTACCAAGCAACGCATTCGGGAGGGCCGAATTTCGCTTATGATCTCTGCGTCCGGAAAATTCCGCCACGAGATCGCCAAGGGCTGGAGCTTGGAAGCTGGCGCCAAGCCTATCTCAGCGCCGAGCCCATCCGCCGGGACACGCTGGAGCGATTCCACGACGCATTCACCGCCTCCGGCTTCCGCCGCACAGCCTTCTACCCCTGCTACGGTCTCGCCGAGGCGACGCTGGCTGTGACGGGAGGCAGCCTCGATGCCGCCCCGCTCTGCTGCAGTGTCGACAATGTGGCCCTCGAGCAAGGCAGGGTCATCGAAACATCCGAGGGCGCTTCTGGCTCAACGGCCATTGTCGGGTGTGGAGTCGCTGGCCTCGACACCGAGGTGGTGATCGTCGATCCGGAGACCCGCCAGCTTGCCGCTGCCGGTCAGATCGGTGAAGCCTGGGTCAGAGGGCCCGGCGTCGCGAGGGGCTATCTCGGCCGCCCCGAGGAGACTCAGGAGAGCTTTCAAGCCCATCTCGACACAGGCGCAGGCCCCTTCCTGCGCACCGGAGACCTTGCGTTCAAGAAAGGTGAGGAGCTGTTCATCGTTGGGCGATTGAAAGACGTCATCATCATCCGTGGCCGCAACTACCACCCCCACGACATCGAATGGTCCGTCGGCCAAAGCCACCCTGCCCTGCGCGCTGGGTGCGCGGCAGCCTTCGTCGTCGACGGTGACGGCAGCGAGAAGCTCATCGTCGTTCAAGAACTTCAACGGGAACTCTCCGGCGCCGCTCCCCTGGAAGAGGTCATCGGCAACGTCCGTCAGGCGGTCTCGGAGCAGCATGGACTGCGGCTACACCGTGCGGTGTTGGTGAAGACGGGAGGCATTCCACGAACCTCCAGCGGGAAGATCCAACGAAGGCTGTGCCGGTCTCTCTTCGAAGCGGGCTCCCTCGATGAGGTTGCGCAAGGATAG
- a CDS encoding alpha/beta hydrolase — protein MSKTVVFVHGAWMSPLCWEHFSKRYEAAGYQCLAPAWPGDERPVPELQRAPLPELAELSVGKIVDHYERIIRDLPEPPILIGHSFGGLFVQMLLDRGLGAAGVAIDPGPSRGVIPGPVALWAALPVFLSPFSWRRTVRMSRKSFAWGFAQDLSPAEQHAAYDRYVVPTPGRIYYQAALGIGTRVNYANSDRAPLLLTAGEKDRTAETRMVRSAYRKYQRSSAVTAFKVFPGRTHWLIASSGWEEVADYAINWAREHARR, from the coding sequence ATGAGCAAGACCGTCGTTTTCGTCCACGGGGCCTGGATGTCCCCTCTCTGCTGGGAGCATTTTTCGAAGCGCTACGAGGCTGCGGGCTATCAGTGCCTTGCGCCGGCATGGCCTGGGGATGAGCGTCCCGTGCCGGAACTCCAGCGCGCTCCGCTGCCAGAGCTCGCGGAACTGTCCGTCGGCAAGATTGTTGACCACTACGAGCGAATCATCCGGGATTTGCCCGAGCCACCGATCTTGATCGGCCATTCCTTTGGAGGCCTGTTCGTCCAGATGTTGCTAGACCGAGGGCTTGGGGCGGCAGGGGTGGCGATCGATCCGGGACCCTCTCGAGGCGTCATTCCCGGCCCCGTCGCATTGTGGGCGGCCCTGCCGGTGTTTCTGTCGCCCTTCAGCTGGCGGCGGACGGTCCGCATGAGCCGGAAAAGCTTTGCCTGGGGTTTTGCTCAGGATCTCTCTCCGGCTGAGCAACACGCAGCATACGACCGCTACGTGGTTCCGACGCCTGGCCGCATCTATTACCAAGCCGCCTTGGGGATAGGGACCCGGGTGAACTACGCCAATTCCGACCGCGCGCCCCTGTTGCTCACCGCGGGCGAGAAGGATCGAACCGCTGAAACGCGGATGGTTCGCTCGGCATACCGCAAGTACCAGCGGTCCAGCGCGGTCACGGCCTTCAAGGTTTTTCCAGGCCGCACGCACTGGCTGATCGCCTCTTCGGGCTGGGAAGAGGTGGCGGATTACGCGATTAACTGGGCCCGCGAGCACGCTCGCAGGTAA